A stretch of Lysinibacillus agricola DNA encodes these proteins:
- a CDS encoding MarR family winged helix-turn-helix transcriptional regulator — MKEILRDIGAIARALDSISNIEFKELDLTKGQYLYVTRICENPGIIQEKVAELLKVDRTTASRAIQKLEIKGFIEKRNEVGNKKNKQLFPTDKSLKIYPFLKREGEYSNARALDGFSPEEIDNVHNLLIRIRQNIEIDWEYVKKGHKRNY, encoded by the coding sequence ATGAAGGAAATTTTGCGAGATATTGGTGCGATTGCGCGGGCACTTGATTCCATTAGTAATATCGAGTTTAAAGAACTTGATTTAACAAAGGGTCAGTATTTGTATGTCACTCGCATCTGCGAAAACCCTGGCATTATTCAGGAAAAGGTTGCTGAACTATTAAAGGTAGATCGCACAACTGCCTCCCGAGCGATTCAAAAGTTGGAGATAAAAGGCTTTATAGAAAAACGAAATGAAGTTGGTAACAAGAAAAACAAACAGCTTTTCCCAACTGACAAAAGTTTAAAAATTTACCCGTTTTTAAAGAGAGAAGGAGAATATTCGAATGCTAGAGCACTAGATGGTTTTTCTCCTGAAGAAATTGACAATGTTCACAACTTATTAATTCGTATTCGTCAAAACATTGAAATTGATTGGGAATATGTAAAAAAAGGTCATAAACGAAATTATTAA
- a CDS encoding GNAT family N-acetyltransferase — protein MNTKKITDEQDLQTAFAIRQKVFIEEQKVPKEEEYDEFDTLDAACDHIFVYYNEQPVGTGRLRVVDGYGKLERICILIEFRKFGLGKVIIQGLEEIALEKGLTKSKLNAQSYAEGFYEKLGYKRAGEEFMDCGIPHILMKKQLNRE, from the coding sequence ATGAACACGAAAAAAATAACAGATGAACAGGATTTACAAACAGCATTTGCCATTCGTCAAAAAGTGTTTATAGAGGAGCAAAAGGTTCCAAAGGAAGAAGAATATGATGAATTCGACACACTAGATGCAGCATGTGATCATATTTTTGTGTACTATAACGAACAACCCGTTGGCACTGGCAGACTGCGAGTTGTTGATGGTTACGGCAAACTAGAGCGTATATGTATATTAATAGAATTCCGTAAATTTGGATTAGGTAAAGTCATAATCCAAGGTCTAGAGGAAATAGCACTTGAAAAAGGTTTAACAAAATCTAAATTAAATGCGCAATCCTATGCAGAGGGCTTTTATGAAAAATTAGGCTATAAACGTGCAGGAGAAGAGTTTATGGATTGTGGAATCCCACATATTTTAATGAAAAAGCAATTGAATAGGGAGTAG
- a CDS encoding RDD family protein, translating to MKSITKKRTKAFLIDLAISTAVTAGVEYVLRKKVKNEAIHAIVTPTVVMWSLEFAQLRKKGQTVGYKKMGLELANENGSELTSPQIIKRMAYRDTISTFDYLKNPKAFEQQNGQLLPHDSFSGTVVKEV from the coding sequence GTGAAATCTATTACAAAAAAACGAACAAAAGCATTTCTCATTGATTTGGCAATTTCAACGGCTGTCACAGCTGGTGTAGAATATGTCTTGCGAAAAAAAGTGAAAAACGAGGCGATTCATGCCATTGTCACACCAACAGTCGTGATGTGGTCACTTGAATTTGCACAATTACGTAAAAAAGGGCAAACAGTTGGCTACAAAAAAATGGGACTCGAACTTGCAAATGAAAATGGGTCAGAGCTAACTTCCCCTCAAATTATCAAGCGCATGGCTTACCGAGACACAATTAGTACATTCGATTACTTGAAAAATCCAAAAGCATTTGAACAACAAAATGGACAACTTCTTCCTCACGACAGCTTCTCAGGTACTGTTGTAAAAGAAGTCTAG
- a CDS encoding carbohydrate kinase family protein, whose product MNKLYAIGELLIDFTPTEQNTSLATVELFTKNAGGAPANVAAVCAKLGQRAALITQVGQDAFGDFLVETLKKADVDTNYIVQTVEGETSLAFVSLTNDGGRDFLFYRRHAADLLYNKEQLPPNILTGKDILHFCSVNLVESPMKHAHVSLIEQAHQAGSLVSFDPNVRLPLWNDEKACRQTILEFLPKAHIVKLSEEELLFLTAMEDEEIAVQTLFQGKVQVLIITRGAEGASLYTNKLHVKVPADEVHAIDTTGAGDAFIGGVLSIFLSKQITAINLVDFCKQYAIPLLTFANRYAGASTEKHGAIASYLAKHELSFKNDMIF is encoded by the coding sequence GTGAATAAACTTTATGCAATTGGTGAATTATTAATTGATTTTACGCCTACTGAGCAAAATACCTCCCTTGCTACAGTAGAGCTATTTACTAAAAATGCTGGTGGGGCCCCTGCCAATGTTGCTGCTGTTTGTGCAAAACTTGGGCAACGAGCAGCTCTCATCACACAGGTAGGTCAAGATGCTTTTGGAGATTTTCTTGTAGAAACGTTAAAAAAGGCTGATGTTGATACGAACTATATCGTTCAAACTGTTGAGGGTGAAACAAGTTTAGCCTTCGTTTCCTTGACAAATGACGGAGGCCGTGACTTCTTATTTTATCGTCGTCACGCAGCAGATTTGCTTTACAACAAAGAACAACTTCCGCCCAATATATTAACAGGTAAAGATATTCTTCATTTTTGTTCAGTTAATTTAGTGGAAAGCCCAATGAAACATGCACATGTGTCCTTGATAGAACAGGCTCATCAGGCTGGTAGTCTTGTTTCATTTGATCCCAATGTTCGATTGCCATTATGGAATGATGAGAAGGCATGTCGTCAAACTATTTTAGAATTTTTACCAAAGGCCCACATTGTTAAATTATCTGAGGAGGAGCTTTTATTTTTAACGGCTATGGAGGACGAAGAAATAGCAGTCCAAACATTATTTCAAGGGAAAGTACAAGTACTCATAATTACTCGGGGAGCAGAAGGTGCAAGTCTTTACACTAACAAGCTTCATGTCAAAGTGCCAGCTGACGAGGTCCATGCAATTGATACAACTGGAGCGGGCGATGCTTTTATTGGAGGAGTGTTAAGTATTTTCCTTAGCAAGCAGATTACAGCGATAAACTTAGTCGACTTTTGTAAGCAGTACGCTATCCCCCTCCTTACATTCGCGAATCGCTATGCAGGAGCTTCAACAGAAAAACATGGTGCCATTGCATCTTATCTTGCCAAGCATGAACTGTCATTTAAAAATGACATGATCTTTTGA